The Theropithecus gelada isolate Dixy chromosome 3, Tgel_1.0, whole genome shotgun sequence genomic sequence CGTGTTGATCATTATTACACATTCAACATTCACAAACCCTCCTCGCACACATCACTTGCTAATCAGGGTGTGTGCTGGGCCCAGGGAAAAAAAGGCTTGGGCTCATGGAAGCGGCAAAGGGCTCCTGGGGCATCTGCAGCCTCCCTGGCCAACAAAaaagtgggggcagggagagatgGAGCTGCAAGTTGAGAGGTGTCACAAAGCTGGGAATGAGGAAGGAGATCTGGTGCTGGCAGACGCCAGATCCAGAAGATGCTGTGTAGTCGAGGCTCCAGGTTCCATGCCAAGGGGCCGGATTCTCCCCGGTAGTAAATAATCTCTCACTCTCTCCTCCAAATGACTGGTATGTTGCCATCCACCAGCCCCTTGTCATGCCTTGGAAAGGTTGGCAAAGATTAATCTCTACCTGCTCTGCATACACAGCATTTTGTTCAGACAGACAGCAATTTCCCTTTCCAGTGCTTGGGCCTTGGCTGGGGAGAGGGGGCCCGGTGAGAAGGGAGTGTGAGATGGAGGGTGATGGGCTGAGGGGCCGGATATTGATTGCTGTTGCTGCTAAGTTTTGTTTAGCTTTGGAGCTACAGCCTCGACCCTGGTAGGGGGCAGTGGGTCCGGAGGCCGCCCCGGAGGAAGGTCtctcaacctctgcttccctatCCCCACTCCTGCTCCCCAAACGCGCCAGCCACGGCCACTTCCTAGGCTTTCCAATTCTCGCGGCCGGATCCCGCTGGTCCTTTTCCGCCCTCTCCTTTCCCGCTTGGCGTCCTAGGGGTGAGGAGCGAGAGGCTGAGTCCCGGGGGTGGGGGGTGACCCCACGGGCGTCCTGGAGCCGGCAGCAGGCCGGCGGCCCCTTATCTAGTGAGGGGGACCTCCTCCCTCTGGTCCAGCGCGACGGAGGAGGCCTTGCTGAGTACCGAGGGCGCGAAGGTGAGGAAGGAGTCCGAGCGGGAGGTGGAGGCACAGGTGAAGTCCGAGGCGGCGGCAGCCCGGGGTGCCAGCCCGTTGGCCGGGCCGCTGTGACAGGCGAGGCAGGAGCAAGGGCCGCCGGCCGAGGCGCCCAGTCCGTGCGCGGGCCCGGGATAGAGCGGTGGGTGACGGAAGGCGCACAGCAGTTCGGGCCGCGGGTAGGGCTGCGATAGCACGCGGAACGTGTCAAGCGGGCGCAGCGGGCCGCTGAAGggcgaggcggcggcggcggaggcaGCAGATGCGGCGCCCAGGCCCACAGGCGAGTAGTAGGGCAGGGGCAGGTGAGACGGGAAGGGGTAGGGCAGGCCGCCCGCGGCCGCCGCATGGCTCATCATGTAAGTGTAGAAGGCGGGGTCCGCCGGGTGCGGCCACGTCATGGCCAGGCGCTGCCGCTTGTCCTTCATGCGCCGGTTCTGGAACCATACCTGGGGAGAGGAGCGGAGCAGGTTCGGCAGGTGGACTCGGCCTGATAGtcagaggccagaagtctggtCCCGCTCCGGGGACAGTGTTCATAGGGCAGGTAGAGTCaaagcagacaccagctgggtagAGACggaccccaccaccaccacctggaGCTGGAATCCCTCCAGAGAGGTTTGGGGAGTGACTCCAGCccgctccctccttccctctgcccagGTGGCCAGGCCCCGGGGTGCCAGAGGCCGGTGTGTGTACGGGAGGAGCAGTAAGAGGACGTGGACTCAATTGGTCTGCGGCCGCAGACAGCGTGTCCCCAGAAACTACCTTGTCACCCGCACAGGCATTCTatcccctcccccaactcccaccccCTGTCTATTTAACCAGGAAAGAGACAGAGTCAACCACACGGCAGCAATGCCTGCCTAGGAGCCGTCACGAGGGTCAATCTGCACGCGCTGGGCAGGGAGACCCCAGGCCCAGATTCCTGGCCTGCGGTTTAGGGAGTGGGCAGTTGGTATTTACTTTCCGCTAAGTAGGTGCACATGCGCCTCCCCAGCCTGGACCCCGCATACCTTGATGGTGGTTTCCGGCAGGTTTAGAGCGGCCGCCAGCTCGCATCTCCGCGGCCTGGATACGTAGTTCTCCCGGTAGAATTCCTTCTCCAGCCGCGCAATCTGCTCTCGGGTGAAGGCGGTGCGGTAACGACGCATCTGGTCACTGGCGCTGCACGCCAGGGTGCCTTGCGAGCCGCCCCCGCCACCGCCGCCGTTGCTCTTGGAGGTCTCGCTCCCTCCGTTCGGACTGCCGACCAGCGCCTCGGAGCCGGACCCTGCACAGCGAGTCCAAAGCACAGGCGtgtacagacacagacacacaaacaccaTTGAAGTGGGGCTGTAGGCCTAAGGTGGGAGGGTGATTTGGGAAGGGACACCCTGTCAGCCACTCCAATAACTGTTTCTGCTAGGGCACTGCGGCCTCTGGGGAACCCAAGAAGGGAAGATAAGGGCCTGCCCTTGATTGGGTAGGTAGACGTCTTTGGGGAGGCCTTCCCTTCCTCTAAGGCATTCTGGATACTGGGGTTCCCAGTCGCCCTTTCCACCTGCCCTGGGGCATAGGTGAACTTTCTGCCTCCCGTTGGCAGGGGTGGGCAAGGGTGTGCACTTCTGACAGGCACATGAGTTGAGATGCACCTTTGTGCTAGAGCGTTGTAAACTCTGGGTCAAGTGCATTGTAGTATGCTCAGCAATCAGAGAGTTTCCTTGCTCTTATGTGTGCCAGGCTGCCAGAACAGGTGTGGGAATGTGTACTAGGTTCCATGTATTGCAGGGCTGGAGTGAGAAGGCATGTTGAGTACCTTATTTATTACCTTAGTATATGTGAGTGAAGTGCAGGTTGTTCTGAGGGCAGGTTGTGGGAAGGAGGCTGGGTGAAACTGGTGATAAGACAGTAAGGGGTAGGCGCTGGTATTCAACAAGGTGTTGGCTGCCAAGGCCAGGGGGTGGTCTTTCTTCCCTCCCAGGCTCTTTCCACCCACTCCTGCAGTTCTATGGAGGAGTGTCTGCTGGTGGGCTCCCCTCtccgcccccacccccagtttTCCACCCCCTTCTGAGGAGGTGGATTGTTGGCACAGAGGGAAACTCCCTTCGGAGCTATCCATCCCCTTCCCATTAGCCTTTGGTGGGGAGGCGTTCTCCAGTTAAACCAGCCCCCGTTTGGGCCTACCTCTGAGAAGGGTGGGGCTCCAGCCCCCTGCAGCTCCTTTTCCTTTGGGTGGAGAAGTGGGActaggaaggaaaggggaaggggggaGGACCCGATCTCTGCCTTTTCAAATGCAACCGGAGACCAAAGGCAATTAGACCATTGGGACCATTTCCGACCTGGCGCCGCCAAGCCCGGGAAGTGACAAGGTAATTTGGACCTCTGACCGACGTGCAAACTGGTCGGAGGGCTGCAGCACCCGGGCTGCCCCAAGTGGGCCGCAATTTTACGGTCCTTTATGAACTCCTCGCTTCCGCGCCTCCATGCCTCTTACACCCCGCCAGCCACAAACTGCCCGGACCGGCGTTTGATCTTGCCCTCGCCTGGGGAAAGTGTCTTCCCCTAGCAGTTGAAGCATTCCCCGAGCAGTTGAAACACTGGGGGCTTGGGGTGAGCTTTGACTCCCCCAAGTCCAGGACTTGCATCCGCGCCCAATCCACCCCGCACTCAAGGCACTGCTGTCACCCTTAGTCCGCCAATGCCAGAACACAGTAGGAGACCCCCGCCAGAACGCAGATAGCAGGGAGAGTTGCTCAGGTGGGTCCCCCCCAGCCATCCTGCCCTAGGGGAAGGGAGTGTCTTCCTCCTGGCCTGCGCCGAAGTGAAGGGTGGGCGCAATGGGAGGCCCGAGGAGCGGAGGGGCGCGGTGGCTACCTTTGCTGTGCTGGTACTCGGCGTTCCCGGTGGCGCAGTCCGGGGTGCAGCTCACCTCGATTTCTTCATAGAAATCCGACTCGGTGTCCGAGCTACTGGGTTGCCCCTGGCCGGAGAGGCTGTCGACGGAGGGGGCCGGGGGTCCCGGGCCAAGCATGGCGGCCCCGGCTACCCGGGGCTCGGCGCCCGGCCCCGCCGCGCTGCCTGCGAGTCCATCTACCGGCTCCTCCTCTGGGCCTCCCCCGCCGCGCTCCCGGGTGGCCGGAGGGACGGCCCGAGGGCTCAGGCAACCACGGGGCACCATCTTCTCGGGCGGCTCCGGCAGCGGGCTGCCCACGGCTTCGGACAAATTGGAGACCCTCTTGCCAACCAGAGTGCCAAGCTGACCCCCATCCAGAAACACAACCATGTCCTTTCGGCTCTCCATCCCGGGGCTCTCCGGTAGGGAAGGGGAAAGCCCCAAGTGAATTCCTAACCCCggctccctgggtctccagcgGCCGGACGGATCTTGGTtgcaagagggagaaagagaggccGGGTTACTGGGACCCCGCAGAGCGGCTGGAGCGAGGTCCGTACCGCGACCGCGGCGGTGGCGGTGGGGAGCTAGGGTCACCTTGTGATGCGAGCGCTCCTCTGTGCCGCACCGCCTCTGGGAGGAAGCCCCATTGCCCTCTTCTTTCTAAGCTGTCATCCTCCTGCTGCAATCGTCATTACAGTACCGCTGGTGACGCCACTCGGCGAGCGCAAGTGGATAAATAGAAACGTCTGCCACAGCGAAGATGAAAGGAGACCCGCAGCTAATGGCTCGGCAGTGATGCGCCAGGTGTGGGCCTCGCTCGAATGGGGAGGAGAGTGTGAaaacagacagagagacacacacactgaGAGAGGGAGACACCCAGGCAGAGGAGATGCAAATGGAATTCcgcagaaagaaaagagagcttAACGCGAGCGGCGAGTTCCGCAGGGGCAGCGGGACTCGGTAATTAAATAcgcttttgattttcttcttttattgttgttttgatttttgttttcttaacttgGTGCCTTGATCTAACACCGATGAAAGAATCCATAACTGCATTTTAGAAGTGTGAAGCCCAGCTTACAAGCCTCAATTCTGTCGGCATTATTACAAC encodes the following:
- the EVX1 gene encoding homeobox even-skipped homolog protein 1 isoform X1: MESRKDMVVFLDGGQLGTLVGKRVSNLSEAVGSPLPEPPEKMVPRGCLSPRAVPPATRERGGGGPEEEPVDGLAGSAAGPGAEPRVAGAAMLGPGPPAPSVDSLSGQGQPSSSDTESDFYEEIEVSCTPDCATGNAEYQHSKGSGSEALVGSPNGGSETSKSNGGGGGGGSQGTLACSASDQMRRYRTAFTREQIARLEKEFYRENYVSRPRRCELAAALNLPETTIKVWFQNRRMKDKRQRLAMTWPHPADPAFYTYMMSHAAAAGGLPYPFPSHLPLPYYSPVGLGAASAASAAAASPFSGPLRPLDTFRVLSQPYPRPELLCAFRHPPLYPGPAHGLGASAGGPCSCLACHSGPANGLAPRAAAASDFTCASTSRSDSFLTFAPSVLSKASSVALDQREEVPLTR
- the EVX1 gene encoding homeobox even-skipped homolog protein 1 isoform X2, whose translation is MRRYRTAFTREQIARLEKEFYRENYVSRPRRCELAAALNLPETTIKVWFQNRRMKDKRQRLAMTWPHPADPAFYTYMMSHAAAAGGLPYPFPSHLPLPYYSPVGLGAASAASAAAASPFSGPLRPLDTFRVLSQPYPRPELLCAFRHPPLYPGPAHGLGASAGGPCSCLACHSGPANGLAPRAAAASDFTCASTSRSDSFLTFAPSVLSKASSVALDQREEVPLTR